From a single Streptomyces sp. NBC_00377 genomic region:
- a CDS encoding MarP family serine protease: MNVLDILLLVAAVWFAVVGYRQGFVVGILSVIGFLGGGLVAVYLLPVIWDALTENSEVSTTAAVVAVIVVIVCASIGQALTTHLGNKLRRYITWSPARALDATGGALVNVVAMLLVAWLIGSALAGTTLPTLGKEVRSSKVLHGVSEALPAQADTWFADFSSVLAQNGFPQVFSPFSNEPITDVRAPDPALADSPVAKRAQRSIVKVMGTAESCGKVLEGTGFVFGERRVMTNAHVVGGVDEPTVQIGGVGRKYDATVVLYDWKRDIAVLDVPDLDAPVLQFTAKDAVTGDDAIVAGFPENGSYDVRAARVRGRITANGPDIYHRTTVRRDVYSLFTTVRQGNSGGPLLTPDGKVYGVVFAKSLDDAETGYALTADEIRQDITEGRTAGQQVDSDSCAL, translated from the coding sequence GTGAACGTGCTGGACATCCTGTTGTTGGTAGCGGCCGTCTGGTTCGCGGTCGTCGGCTACCGCCAGGGCTTCGTCGTGGGCATCCTGTCGGTGATCGGGTTCCTGGGCGGCGGCCTCGTCGCCGTCTACCTGCTGCCCGTCATCTGGGACGCGCTCACCGAGAACTCCGAGGTGAGCACCACGGCCGCCGTCGTCGCGGTCATCGTCGTGATCGTCTGCGCCTCGATCGGCCAGGCCCTCACCACCCATCTCGGCAACAAGCTGCGCCGGTACATCACCTGGTCCCCGGCCCGTGCGCTGGACGCGACGGGCGGCGCGCTGGTCAATGTCGTGGCGATGCTGCTCGTGGCATGGCTGATCGGGTCCGCACTCGCCGGCACCACCCTGCCCACCCTGGGCAAGGAGGTCCGCAGTTCCAAGGTGCTGCACGGGGTGTCCGAGGCGCTGCCCGCCCAGGCCGACACCTGGTTCGCCGACTTCTCCTCCGTCCTCGCGCAGAACGGCTTCCCGCAGGTCTTCAGTCCGTTCTCCAACGAGCCGATCACCGACGTCCGGGCGCCCGACCCGGCGCTCGCCGACAGCCCGGTGGCCAAGCGGGCGCAGCGCTCCATCGTCAAGGTGATGGGCACCGCGGAGAGTTGCGGCAAGGTCCTGGAAGGCACCGGGTTCGTCTTCGGCGAGCGCCGTGTGATGACCAACGCGCACGTCGTGGGCGGTGTCGACGAACCCACCGTCCAGATAGGCGGTGTGGGCCGCAAGTACGACGCCACGGTCGTCCTGTACGACTGGAAGCGCGACATCGCCGTCCTGGACGTGCCGGATCTCGACGCGCCCGTGCTTCAGTTCACCGCCAAGGACGCGGTGACCGGTGACGACGCGATCGTCGCGGGGTTCCCGGAGAACGGTTCGTACGACGTCCGTGCCGCGCGTGTGCGGGGCCGCATCACGGCCAACGGCCCGGACATCTACCACCGCACCACCGTGCGCCGCGATGTGTACTCGCTGTTCACGACCGTCCGTCAGGGAAACTCCGGTGGACCGCTGCTCACCCCCGACGGCAAGGTGTACGGCGTGGTCTTCGCGAAGTCCCTCGACGACGCCGAGACGGGCTACGCCCTCACGGCGGACGAGATCCGGCAGGACATCACCGAGGGGCGTACCGCGGGCCAGCAGGTGGACAGCGACAGCTGCGCCCTCTGA
- a CDS encoding NUDIX hydrolase — protein MTRASRTQGGAVTLSKEGLPAWLDPVVHAVETVQPLQLSRFLPPENGTGRQSAVLILFGEGERGPELLIMERASSLRSHPGQPSFPGGALDPEDGDPHGDGPLRAALREAEEETGLDPAGVQLFGVLPKLYIPVSGFVVTPVLGWWREPSPVGVVDPGETARVFTVPVADLTDPGNRAVAVHPSGHRGPAFLVESALVWGFTAGVIDRLLHFAGWERPWDREKQVPLDWRS, from the coding sequence ATGACACGCGCGAGTCGTACGCAGGGCGGTGCGGTGACGCTCAGCAAGGAGGGCCTGCCCGCCTGGCTGGACCCGGTGGTGCACGCCGTGGAGACGGTCCAGCCGCTCCAGCTCAGCCGCTTTCTGCCCCCGGAGAACGGCACGGGGCGCCAGTCGGCCGTCCTGATCCTGTTCGGCGAGGGCGAGCGCGGCCCCGAGCTGCTGATCATGGAGCGGGCCAGTTCCCTGCGCTCGCACCCCGGCCAGCCGTCCTTCCCGGGCGGTGCCCTCGACCCGGAGGACGGCGACCCGCACGGTGACGGGCCGCTGCGGGCCGCCCTGCGCGAGGCCGAGGAGGAGACGGGGCTCGATCCGGCGGGGGTCCAGCTCTTCGGTGTGCTGCCCAAGCTGTACATCCCGGTCAGCGGCTTCGTCGTCACCCCGGTCCTGGGCTGGTGGCGCGAGCCGAGCCCGGTGGGCGTCGTCGATCCCGGTGAGACCGCCCGCGTCTTCACGGTTCCCGTGGCGGATCTCACGGACCCCGGCAACCGGGCCGTGGCCGTGCACCCCAGCGGTCACCGCGGCCCGGCATTCCTGGTCGAATCGGCCCTTGTGTGGGGTTTCACGGCCGGTGTGATCGACCGTCTGCTGCACTTCGCGGGCTGGGAGCGCCCCTGGGACCGTGAGAAGCAGGTCCCGCTGGACTGGCGGTCATGA
- the nth gene encoding endonuclease III encodes MSAMKAADGKKAAVEKVAAKKAATKDAGSRDAGTKGAAGARAASKGAVVEGAGRKPESRTALVRRARRINRELAEIYPYAHPELDFENPFQLVVATVLSAQTTDLRVNQTTPALFAKYPTPEDLAAANPEQVEEILRPTGFFRAKTKSVMGLSKALVEEFGGVVPGRLEDLVKLPGVGRKTAFVVLGNAFGRPGITVDTHFQRLVRRWRWTEATEPDKIEAAVGALFPKSDWTMLSHHVIFHGRRICHARKPACGACPIAPVCPAYGEGETDPEKAKKLLKYEKGGFPGQRLNPPQAYLDAGGRPAPPLEAG; translated from the coding sequence ATGTCTGCGATGAAAGCGGCCGACGGTAAGAAAGCGGCCGTCGAGAAGGTCGCAGCCAAGAAGGCCGCAACAAAGGACGCCGGAAGCAGGGACGCCGGAACAAAGGGCGCCGCGGGCGCGAGAGCGGCGAGCAAGGGCGCCGTGGTCGAGGGCGCCGGCAGGAAGCCCGAGTCCCGCACCGCTCTGGTCCGCCGCGCCCGCCGCATCAATCGCGAACTCGCCGAGATCTACCCCTACGCCCACCCCGAACTGGACTTCGAGAACCCCTTCCAGCTGGTGGTCGCCACGGTCCTGTCCGCCCAGACGACCGACCTCCGGGTGAACCAGACGACCCCGGCCCTCTTCGCCAAGTACCCCACTCCTGAGGACCTGGCCGCCGCGAACCCGGAGCAGGTCGAGGAGATCCTGCGCCCCACCGGCTTCTTCCGGGCCAAGACCAAGTCGGTGATGGGCCTGTCCAAAGCCCTCGTGGAGGAGTTCGGCGGGGTGGTCCCCGGCCGGCTCGAGGACCTGGTCAAACTGCCCGGCGTCGGCCGCAAGACCGCCTTCGTGGTGCTGGGGAACGCGTTCGGGCGGCCCGGGATCACCGTGGACACGCACTTCCAGCGGCTCGTACGGCGCTGGCGGTGGACCGAGGCGACCGAGCCGGACAAGATCGAGGCGGCCGTCGGCGCGCTCTTCCCCAAGAGCGACTGGACGATGCTCTCGCACCACGTGATCTTCCACGGCCGCCGTATCTGCCATGCCCGTAAACCGGCCTGCGGCGCCTGCCCCATCGCCCCGGTGTGCCCGGCGTACGGCGAGGGCGAGACGGATCCGGAGAAGGCGAAGAAGCTCCTGAAGTACGAGAAGGGCGGCTTCCCCGGCCAGCGCCTGAACCCGCCCCAGGCCTACCTGGACGCGGGCGGCAGGCCGGCCCCGCCGCTGGAGGCCGGATGA
- a CDS encoding Crp/Fnr family transcriptional regulator has translation MDDVLRRNPLFAALDDEQAAELRASMSEVTLARGDSLFHEGDPGDRLYVVTEGKVKLHRTSPDGRENMLAVVGPSELIGELSLFDPGPRTATATALTEVKLLGLGHGDLQPWLNARPEVATALLRAVARRLRKTNDAMSDLVFSDVPGRVARALLDLSRRFGVQSEEGIHVVHDLTQEELAQLVGASRETVNKALADFAQRGWLRLEARAVILLDVERLAKRSR, from the coding sequence GTGGACGACGTTCTGCGGCGCAACCCGCTCTTCGCGGCTCTCGACGACGAGCAGGCCGCGGAACTGCGCGCCTCCATGAGCGAGGTGACCCTGGCCCGTGGCGACTCCCTCTTCCACGAGGGCGATCCGGGCGACCGGCTCTACGTCGTCACCGAAGGCAAGGTCAAGCTCCACCGCACCTCCCCGGACGGCCGGGAGAACATGCTGGCCGTGGTGGGCCCCAGCGAGCTCATCGGAGAGCTGTCGCTCTTCGACCCGGGTCCGCGCACGGCGACCGCCACCGCCCTCACCGAGGTCAAGCTCCTCGGTCTCGGCCACGGCGACCTCCAGCCCTGGCTGAACGCCCGCCCCGAGGTGGCCACCGCGCTGCTGCGCGCCGTCGCCCGGCGCCTGCGCAAGACCAACGACGCCATGTCGGACCTGGTCTTCTCGGACGTCCCCGGTCGCGTGGCCCGCGCCCTGCTGGACCTCTCGCGCCGCTTCGGCGTGCAGTCCGAGGAGGGCATCCACGTCGTGCACGACCTGACGCAGGAGGAGCTGGCCCAGCTCGTCGGCGCGTCGCGCGAGACCGTGAACAAGGCGCTGGCGGACTTCGCCCAGCGCGGGTGGCTGCGCCTGGAGGCGCGGGCGGTCATCCTGCTGGACGTGGAGCGACTGGCCAAGCGGTCGCGCTAG
- a CDS encoding nucleotidyltransferase domain-containing protein, with protein MAETLLSRGLDAQGHIAREGSLARVGHDFRPVVAAARNRIPDLFGSRMHSAYLYGSIPRGTARVGRSDLDLLVVLREEPTDADRAACRTLDEALDEDFPQIDGGGTLLVGHARVLSDLERHDLGWFLACLCTPLLGEDLAGQLPRYRPDSLLARETNGDLALLLPRWRERVTSAGDSQEALRPLVRFMSRRLVRTAFTLVMPRWNGWTSDLHGMAEAFGAYYPRRAEQLRAAAVLGYEPRGDRAVLSSYVDDLGPWLAEEYARVHGVKAPRPEGT; from the coding sequence ATGGCAGAAACGCTTCTCTCTCGCGGTCTCGATGCTCAGGGCCACATCGCCCGTGAAGGCTCCCTCGCGCGCGTGGGGCACGATTTCCGGCCGGTCGTCGCAGCGGCCCGCAACCGGATCCCGGACCTCTTCGGGTCGCGGATGCACAGCGCGTACCTCTACGGGTCGATCCCGCGCGGCACCGCGCGCGTGGGACGCAGTGATCTGGACCTCCTGGTGGTGCTGCGCGAGGAACCGACCGACGCGGACCGGGCCGCCTGCCGCACGCTCGACGAGGCCCTCGACGAGGACTTCCCGCAGATCGACGGCGGCGGGACTCTGCTGGTCGGCCACGCGCGCGTGCTGAGCGACCTGGAGAGGCACGACCTGGGGTGGTTCCTGGCCTGCCTGTGCACGCCCCTGCTCGGCGAGGATCTCGCCGGGCAGCTCCCCCGCTACCGTCCGGACTCCCTGCTCGCCCGCGAGACCAACGGGGACCTCGCACTGCTCCTGCCGCGCTGGCGCGAGCGCGTCACCTCGGCCGGCGACTCGCAGGAGGCCCTGCGGCCCCTCGTCCGGTTCATGTCCCGCCGCCTCGTGCGCACCGCCTTCACGCTCGTCATGCCCCGCTGGAACGGCTGGACGAGCGACCTGCACGGGATGGCGGAGGCCTTCGGCGCCTACTACCCGCGGCGCGCGGAGCAGCTGCGGGCCGCGGCCGTCCTCGGGTACGAGCCGCGGGGCGACCGCGCCGTCCTCTCGTCCTACGTCGACGACCTCGGCCCCTGGCTCGCCGAGGAGTACGCGCGCGTGCACGGCGTGAAGGCCCCCAGGCCGGAGGGCACCTAG
- a CDS encoding NUDIX hydrolase, giving the protein MANGQWFPQDWPERIRALADGTLVPVFPRRAATVMLLKDTEGGPVVHMLRRRASMAFAGGAYAYPGGGVDPRDDDRHVRWAGPTRAWWADRLGVDETAAQAIVCAAVRETYEEAGVLLAGTTPDSVVSDTTGADWEADRAAVAARELSFAEFLDRRGLVLRSDLLGAWTRWITPEFESRRYDTWFFVAALPEGQRTRNASTEADRTVWIRPADAAASYDKGELLMMPPTIATLRRLAPYATAAEALAAAPGRDLTPVLAEARLEDGAVVLSWPGHDEFTKHIPIGRTGASGATDATGGAEAVGPTEGPLA; this is encoded by the coding sequence ATGGCGAATGGGCAGTGGTTCCCCCAGGACTGGCCGGAACGCATCCGCGCGCTCGCGGACGGCACCCTGGTCCCGGTCTTCCCCAGGCGGGCGGCCACCGTCATGCTCCTGAAGGACACCGAGGGCGGCCCGGTCGTCCACATGCTGCGCAGACGCGCCTCCATGGCCTTTGCCGGAGGCGCGTACGCCTATCCCGGTGGCGGCGTCGACCCGCGCGACGACGACCGTCACGTCCGCTGGGCGGGCCCCACGCGCGCGTGGTGGGCCGATCGGCTAGGCGTCGACGAGACGGCGGCCCAGGCGATCGTCTGCGCGGCCGTGCGCGAGACGTACGAGGAGGCCGGCGTCCTGCTCGCGGGGACGACGCCCGACTCGGTCGTCAGTGACACCACGGGCGCCGACTGGGAGGCAGACCGGGCCGCGGTGGCCGCCCGTGAACTGTCCTTCGCCGAGTTCCTCGACCGTCGCGGCCTGGTCCTGCGCTCCGACCTCCTCGGCGCCTGGACGCGTTGGATCACCCCCGAGTTCGAGTCCCGCCGTTACGACACATGGTTCTTCGTGGCGGCCCTCCCCGAGGGACAGCGCACCCGCAACGCCTCCACGGAGGCCGACCGCACGGTGTGGATCCGCCCGGCCGACGCGGCGGCCTCGTACGACAAGGGCGAGCTGCTGATGATGCCGCCCACCATCGCGACGCTGCGCCGGCTCGCTCCCTACGCCACGGCCGCCGAGGCGCTCGCGGCGGCCCCCGGCCGCGACCTGACCCCCGTCCTGGCCGAGGCCCGGCTCGAGGACGGCGCGGTCGTGCTGTCGTGGCCGGGGCACGACGAGTTCACCAAACACATCCCGATCGGGAGAACGGGGGCGTCCGGGGCGACCGACGCGACCGGTGGGGCCGAGGCCGTCGGCCCGACGGAAGGCCCCCTCGCATGA
- a CDS encoding RidA family protein, with amino-acid sequence MSAVEERLAELGLTLPAVVPPLAAYQPAVQSGPYVYTAGQLPMVDGKLPITGKVGAEVTPEEAKELARTCALNALAAVKSVAGDLDRIARVVKVVGFVASAADFTGQPAVLNGASELLGEVLGDKGVHARSAVGVAVLPLDAPVEVEIQVELVP; translated from the coding sequence GTGAGCGCGGTCGAGGAGAGGCTCGCGGAGCTGGGTCTGACCCTGCCTGCGGTCGTGCCGCCCCTCGCGGCCTACCAGCCGGCCGTGCAGTCCGGCCCGTACGTGTACACGGCCGGCCAGCTGCCGATGGTGGACGGCAAGCTGCCGATCACCGGCAAGGTCGGCGCCGAGGTCACGCCCGAGGAGGCCAAGGAGCTGGCCCGCACCTGCGCGCTGAACGCCCTGGCCGCCGTCAAGTCGGTCGCCGGTGACCTGGACCGCATCGCGCGCGTGGTGAAGGTAGTCGGCTTCGTGGCCTCGGCCGCGGACTTCACGGGCCAGCCCGCCGTCCTCAACGGCGCGAGCGAACTGCTGGGCGAGGTCCTCGGCGACAAGGGCGTGCACGCGCGGAGCGCGGTGGGTGTCGCGGTGCTGCCGCTGGACGCGCCCGTGGAGGTCGAGATCCAGGTGGAGCTCGTCCCGTAG
- a CDS encoding DUF4177 domain-containing protein translates to MTKWEYATVPLLVHATKQILDTWGEDGWELVQVVPGPNNPEQLVAYLKRAKA, encoded by the coding sequence ATGACCAAGTGGGAATACGCAACCGTGCCGCTGCTCGTCCATGCCACGAAGCAGATTCTGGACACCTGGGGCGAGGACGGCTGGGAGCTCGTCCAGGTCGTGCCCGGGCCGAACAACCCGGAGCAGCTCGTCGCCTACCTGAAGCGGGCGAAGGCGTGA